A genomic window from Diospyros lotus cultivar Yz01 chromosome 2, ASM1463336v1, whole genome shotgun sequence includes:
- the LOC127793930 gene encoding ATP-dependent 6-phosphofructokinase 3-like — translation MGTSGDTPKKIVTGDYGYVLEDVPHFIDYIPDLPTYPNPLQDNPSYSVVKQYFVNVDDTVQQRIVVHKSSARGTHFRRAGPRQKVYFESDEVHACIVTCGGLCPGLNTVIREIVCGLHHMYGVNKVLGIDGGYKGFYARNTITLTPKVVNDIHKRGGTILGTSRGGHDTGKIVDSIQDRGINQVYIIGGDGTQRGASVIYEEIRRRGLKVAVAGIPKTIDNDIPVIDRSFGFDTAVEEAQRAINAAHVESESIENGIGLVKLMGRYSGFIAMYATLASRDVDCCLIPESPFYLEGPGGLFEYIEKRLKENGHMVIVIAEGAGQDLLSESLRSSNQQDASGNKLLQDVGLWISQRIKDHFSSTKMAINLKYIDPTYMIRAIPSNASDNVYCTLLAQSAVHGAMAGYTGFTVGPVNGRHAYIPFCRINEGQNNVVITDRMWARLLSSTNQPSFMTGKDIIEYTRDDEPLAQMSDDNSSDDKLVNKEISTY, via the exons ATGGGAACTTCCGGCGACACTCCTAAGAAGATCGTCACCGGCGACTACGGTTACGTTCTTGAAGACGTTCCGCACTTTATTGATTACATTCCCGATCTTCCT ACTTATCCGAATCCATTGCAGGACAACCCTTCATACTCAGTTGTTAA gCAGTACTTTGTCAATGTTGATGACACTGTTCAGCAACGG ATTGTTGTTCATAAGAGTAGTGCACGAGGGACACATTTTCGACGTGCAGGCCCCCGCCAAAAG GTTTATTTTGAATCAGATGAAGTCCATGCATGCATTGTGACCTGTGGAGGCTTATGTCCTGGTCTCAACACCGTTATTAGGGAAATCGTATGCGGCCTCCATCACATGTATGGTGTAAACAAAGTCCTGGGGATAGAT GGAGGATACAAGGGTTTCTATGCTCGAAACACAATTACCTTAACACCCAAAGTTGTAAATGACATTCATAAACGTGGTGGAACAATCCTTGGCACATCGCGTGGTGGCCATGATACTGGGAAGATAGTCGACAGCATTCAGGACCGAGGCATAAATCAG GTTTACATTATTGGAGGAGATGGAACTCAAAGAGGGGCATCTGTGATATATGAG GAAATTAGAAGACGTGGTCTCAAAGTGGCAGTTGCCGGAATCCCTAAAACTATTGATAACGACATTCCT GTGATTGACAGGTCCTTCGGCTTTGATACTGCTGTTGAGGAGGCTCAACGTGCCATTAACGCAGCTCATGTTGAATCCGAAAGCATTGAGAATGGCATCGGTCTTGTCAAGCTAATGGGTCGCTATAGTG GGTTTATTGCAATGTATGCTACTCTTGCCAGCCGAGATGTGGACTGTTGCTTGATTCCCGAGTCACCTTTTTATCTTGAGGGACCAGGTGGACTGTTTGAATATATAGAGAAGAGACTAAAAGAAAATGGACATATGGTCATTGTTATTGCAGAAGGTGCAGGACAGGACCTCCTTTCTGAGAGCTTGCGTTCTAGTAATCAGCAAGATGCTTCAGGAAACAAGCTTCTCCAAGATGTTGGGCTTTGGATATCTCAGAGGATAAAG GATCATTTCTCAAGCACAAAGATGGCCATCAATCTCAAATACATAG ATCCGACATACATGATCCGGGCTATTCCTAGCAATGCATCTGATAACGTGTACTGCACTCTACTCGCGCAAAGTGCTGTTCATGGAGCAATGGCAGGGTACACGGGCTTCACAGTAGGCCCTGTCAATGGCAGACATGCTTACATACCATTTTGC AGAATAAACGAGGGACAGAACAACGTGGTGATAACGGATAGGATGTGGGCAAGGCTGCTATCTTCAACCAACCAGCCAAGCTTCATGACGGGCAAAGATATCATTGAATATACCAGAGATGACGAGCCACTGGCTCAAATGTCCGACGACAACTCTTCAGATGACAAGTTGGTCAACAAAGAGATCAGCACGTACTGA